A genomic region of Palaemon carinicauda isolate YSFRI2023 chromosome 11, ASM3689809v2, whole genome shotgun sequence contains the following coding sequences:
- the CSN5 gene encoding COP9 signalosome complex subunit 5 codes for MASSSTGESTSKMGQSQVAQRMWEMANNMVYVSSADEIYQYDRKEQQDILHAKPWEKDPHFFKQIKISALALLKMVMHARSGGTLEVMGLMLGKVDGSMMIVMDCFALPVEGTETRVNAQAQAYEYMTAYVEAAKQVGRQENVIGWYHSHPGYGCWLSGIDVSTQNLNQNYQEPFVAIVIDPIRTISSGKVNIGAFRTYPKGYKPPDEGPSEYQTIPLNKIEDFGVHCKQYYSLDISYFKSSLDKRLLDSLWNKYWVNTLSSSSLITNAEYMTRQILDLSDKLENSETALGRAGLFGLDPQEKKTEDKLSRVTRDSCKTTIEALHGLMAQVIKDRLFNQIPQASVQTQEPAQSTSQTKA; via the exons ATGGCGTCTTCGAGCACTGGTGAAAGCACCAGTAAGATGGGACAATCTCAGGTTGCCCAGAGAATGTGGGAAATGGCTAACAACATGGTATATGTGAGCTCTGCTGATGAAATATACCAGTATGACCGAAAAGAACAGCAAGACATTCTTCATGCCAAGCCGTGGGAAAAAGA ccCTCATTTTTTCAAACAAATCAAGATATCTGCATTGGCATTGCTGAAAATGGTCATGCATGCTCGTTCTGGTGGTACGCTAGAG GTGATGGGCTTGATGCTTGGTAAGGTTGATGGGTCCATGATGATCGTTATGGATTGTTTTGCTCTACCTGTCGAAGGTACTGAAACGCGTGTTAATGCCCAGGCTCAAGCTTATGAATACATGACAGCCTATGTAGAAGCTGCTAAGCAG gttGGAAGACAAGAAAATGTAATTGGTTGGTACCACAGTCATCCTGGGTATGGCTGTTGGCTGTCAGGTATTGATGTTTCTACCCAAAACTTGAATCAGAATTACCAAGAGCCTTTCGTAGCCATCGTTATTGATCCCATTCGAACTATTAGTTCCGGAAAAGTAAACATTGGTGCCTTTAGGACTTATCCCAAG GGTTACAAGCCTCCCGATGAAGGACCCTCTGAATACCagaccatccccctcaacaaaatTGAAGATTTTGGTGTGCATTGCAAGCAGTATTACTCGCTGGATATCTCTTACTTTAAGTCTTCGCTTGATAAAAGACTTCTAGATTCCCTTTGGAATAAATATTGGGTGAACACTCTTAGTTCTTCATCTCTAATTACT AATGCCGAGTACATGACACGACAGATATTGGATCTGAGCGATAAATTAGAAAATTCTGAAACTGCACTAGGTCGAGCAGGGCTGTTTGGACTGGATCCCCAGGAAAAGAAAACGGAAGATAAGTTGAGTCGAGTCACTAGAGATTCATGTAAAACAACCATTGAAGCTCTTCATGGCCTTATGGCACAGGTTATTAAGGATAGACTTTTCAATCAAATCCCTCAAGCATCAGTGCAGACTCAGGAGCCAGCTCAATCAACTTCACAGACTAAAGCATAG